The DNA region TTGATTGTTCAAGGTGCTGAGCCGCTATTCTTCCTCGACTATTATGCAACAGGCAAACTTGACGTTGATGTTGCCGCTGACGTGGTCACCGGCATTGGCGAAGGCTGTGTTCAAGCAGGCTGCGCGCTGATTGGTGGCGAGACCGCTGAAATGCCTGGCATGTACGAGCACGGCGATTACGATATCGCTGGTTTCTGTGTGGGCGTAGTCGAAAAAGAGCAAATTATCGATGGTAGCAAAGTTGCTCCGGGCGATGCGTTGATTGCTCTGGGTTCTTCAGGTCCGCATTCAAACGGTTACTCGCTGATTCGCAAAATTCTTGAAGTAAGTGAAACCAATGCAGCAACTGAGATGCTTGATGGTAAGCCTCTTGCTGAACATCTGTTGGCACCAACGAAAATTTATGTGAAGTCTGTTCTCGCACTGCTTGAAAAGCATGAGGTACATGCTATTTCGCACATTACCGGTGGCGGCTTCTGGGAAAATATTCCTCGCGTATTACCGGAGTCTGCTAAAGCCGTTATCGACGATAGCAGCTGGGAGTGGCCAGTGGTATTTAACTGGTTACAACAGAACGGCAACGTGACCACCAAAGAAATGTATCGCACCTTTAACTGTGGTGTTGGTCTGATTATGGCTTTACCACAAGCACAAGCAGAGCAAGCCGTTAGCTTGCTTCGTGAGCACGGCGAAGATGCATGGGTGATTGGTCAAGTTGCTGCTCGCACTGCCAATGAAGCGCAAGTTGAAATTCATTCATGAAGCGCATTGTTGTCTTAATTAGCGGTTCAGGTACAAACATGCAGGCCATTGTTGAGGCCTGCAAAACACACCGCATTGCTGGCGAAGTTGTTGCTGTGATTAGTAACAAAGCCGGTGTCGGCGGTCTGGGAAAAGCGCAGGCGGTTGGTATCGAAACGGCGGTATTGTCGCACAAAAACTTCGCTACCCGCGAAGCTTACGACGCCGAGCTTTTGAAACTGATTGATGGTTATCAACCCGATTTGGTGGTGTTGGCGGGCTTCATGCGTATTTTAACGCCGGAGTTCACTCGCCATTATCACGGCCGCATGTTGAATATTCACCCGTCGTTATTACCGAAGTATAAAGGCATTAATACCCATCAGCGCGCGCTTGATGCCGGTGATACCGAACATGGTGTCAGCGTTCATTTCGTAACGGAAGAGCTCGATGGTGGGCCGGTTATTCTGCAAGCGACTGTGCCTATTTTCCCAGAAGATACGGCAAGTGATCTGCAGCAACGGGTGCATACACAAGAGCATGCTATTTACCCGTTAGTGGTGAACTGGTTCTGCACTGACCGCCTGCGTTTAACGGCAGACGGTGCTGAACTTGACGGTGAATTGCTTGGCGCTGCGGGTTATGCTGCAGAATAATGGCTAGTTGAAGGTCTTCAATTGCAAGGTGGCGACCTCATCGCCATCTTCGCGCTGTTCCATTTTTACCAATACATAATCCAACTTAGGTGCAAACCAGTAATCGGTTTCGCGACGTGAATTTTCTCGAATACGTTCAACTTTTATGGCTTTAATTTCGCCATAAGGCAATTGCAAAGTCTCTTCGCCGACACGTTTAAACACTAATTCATCGGTTTGGCCTTTCTCATCAACTACGGCGTATCGATAATCCGTTTCTTCACCACGCACATCTAGCCGCAACTGCTCAATGCTAGCAGCCTCATCCATATGGTAAACACTCGGATCAACGGCTATCGGTTGATTGGTTTCTTTATCAATAACAACTTGCTGCTCATGGTCAAACGAACCACTAAAGCCTTTATTGCGACCGGTGCCCGAACGTTTATAAGTAAATTCGTGCGACGTCACTTTGCCATCGTCAAGACTAAACTCAGACCAATAACGCCGACGGTCAGACAAAAACAACAATGAAATTTCAGTTTCTGTGTACAAATTGAAATAGCCATCTTCGTACGTCAGCGTGCGCACCGCCTCGCCATATTCGCTCCCACCACGAGTCACCTCATAGCGTGTTTCATAGGGCGTTAACTCGGTCAAAGCAAAAACCGCAGTTGAAGCTGTCAACGCAACCGTTGCCATTAAACCTTGGACAAATTTCATACACCTTCCTAACTCATTGTTTCGCAATAAAACGTTTTAACTATAGCTTAAGACATAAACATTGAAAGAAAGTTTAATTATCACCGGCGCTTACGCTTTTATGCTTGAAAAAAGTGATCAAAGAGACTACCCTCAACGTACAAATTACTGGTCAGACCTCTAGTAGAACAACGGAGTTAAAAACATGAGCATTGCCTTATGGGTTATCGCTACCCTGCTTGTATTGGGTGGCTTTTTGTATTATCGCAGTTCATTGCTCGTTACGAGCATTGGCCTTGTCGGTCTATTTGCCATTGGTAGTTGGTTCGACATCGTCGGCCCCGTGCTATGGATATTATTGGCTTTAGTATTAGTACCATTGAATGTGACCCCGTTCCGTCGTGGCGTCCTGACAAAAGGCATTCTTGGTGCATATCGCAAGGTCATGCCAGAAATTTCGGAAACTGAAAAAGACGCCATTGATGCAGGTACCACTTGGTGGGAAGGCGAGCTTTTCCGCGGCGCCCCTGCTTGGAAAAAGCTACACAGTATTCAAAAAGCTGAATTGACTGCTGAAGAACAAGCGTTCTTGGACGGCCCCTGTGAAGAAATCTGCAAAATGATGAACGATTGGGAAGCAACCCACGAGCTTGCAGATATGCCCGAACACGTTTGGCAATATCTGAAAGATCATAAGTTCTTCGCAATGATCATTAAGAAAGAATACGGTGGTCTTGAGTTTTCCGCTTACGCACAATCACGTGTGCTGCAGAAGCTAGCTGGTGTTAGCACCATTTTGGCATCGACTGTTGGCGTGCCAAACTCGCTTGGTCCAGGCGAATTGTTGCAACATTATGGTACGAAAGAGCAAAAAGATTACTACTTGCCTCGCTTGGCAAATGGTCAGGAAATTCCTTGCTTTGCTTTAACTAGCCCAGAAGCTGGCTCAGATGCCGGCTCGATTCCTGACACTGGCGTGGTTTGCAAAGGCGAGTGGGAAGGCAAAGAAATTGTCGGTATTCGCTTAAACTTCAACAAGCGTTATATCACTCTTGCGCCAGTTGCAACGGTTCTCGGCTTGGCATTTAAGCTTTCAGACCCAGACAAGTTGTTGGGCGACAAAGAAGAGCTTGGTATTACTGCTGCATTGATTCCGCATGACACCAAAGGTGTTGAAACGGGTCGTCGTCACTTCCCTCTGAACGTGCCATTCCAAAACGGTCCGGTACGCGGGAAAGATGTGTTCGTCCCACTGGATTACATTATCGGTGGCCCAGAAATGGCAGGCAAAGGCTGGCGTATGCTGGTTGAATGTTTGTCGGTGGGTCGTGCAATTACTCTGCCTTCAAACAGCGCTGGTGGCGTGAAGTCAATTGCACTTGCTACAGGTGCGTACTCATACATTCGTCGCCAGTTCCGTTTGCCAGTCGGTAAAATGGAAGGTGTGCAAGAAGCACTGGCACGTATTGGTGGTAACGCTTACTTGATGGATGCAGTGACAACCTTCTCGACCAAAGGGATTGATTTGGGCGAGAAGCCGTCAGTTATTTCGGCTATTGCCAAGTACCACATGACCGAGAAGTTACGAGCTTGTATGGATGACGCCATGGATATCCACGGCGGTAAAGGTATCTGCTTAGGCCCGAATAACTATTTAGGTCGCGGTTACCAAGGTGTACCGGTTGCTATCACGGTTGAGGGTGCCAACATTCTGACCCGTAACTTAATGATTTACGGCCAAGGCGCTATTCGCTGCCATCCTTATGTACTGGAAGAAATGCTGGCGTCAGCTGAAACCAATGCCGAAGGCTTGAAACGTTTCGATAAAGCTATTTGGGGCCATATTGGCTTCGGTATGAGCAACTTCGTTCGCTCGTTGGTGTTAGGTTTAGGCTTCTGGCGATTCACCAGTTCACCATTCAGTGACAGCACTGCAACGTACTACAAGCAAATGAATCGCTTTAGTGCCAACTTAGCATTGCTCTCAGACGTTGCAATGGGCGTGTTGGGCGGTTCATTGAAGCGTAAACAGCGTATTTCTGCACGTTTAGGTGATATGTTGAGCTACTTATTCATTGCCTCAGCAACACTAAAACGCTTCGAAGACGAAGGCCGTCAAAAAGACGACTTGCCGCTAATGCATTGGGCGTTACAAGACACTTTGTATAAGCTGCAAGAAAGCCAGTTAGCGTTGTTGGATAACTTTGGCTTGGTTGGCAAAACCATGAAAGCCATCATGTATCCATTTGGCCGCATTGCGAAGCGCCCTTCAGATAAGTTAGATAGCAAAGTTGCCAAGATCTTGTTGTTGCCCAACGCAAGTCGTGAACGCCTCGGTAAAGGTCAGTTTTTGGCACCTGAAGGTCAGTTTGGTTACTTAGAACAAACCTTGCGTGACATCATTGCTGCTGAGCCGCTGTTTGACCGGGTTCGTAAAGCCGCAAATGACCGTCGCATGCCGTTTATGTTCTTGGATCAAGTGGCCCAAAAAGGCAAAGAGCTTGGCGTATTAAGCGACGAAGAAGTTGATTTGTTACGCCGTGCTGAACAAGGCCGTTTGCGTGTCATCAATGTGGATGATTTTGCTCACGAAGACTTGATTGCCGGCAAACATGCCCGCGAAGTCGCGCTAGCCTCGGTAAAGAAGCAAGATAACGCGGCATAACAACTGCTTATCCTGAATCAAAGGCCAATCCTCGCGATTGGCCTTTTTTATGTGTACAATTCGGCCCTTATTACAATAAAACAACCCGAAATACAGGAGCTGGAATTGCATGACGCAAGCCTCACAACCTACTGAAAAGCGCGGCGCATTTACGCGTTTTCTCGACACTGTCGAATGGCTCGGTAACCTTCTACCTCATCCTATTACCTTATTTGCGTTATTTGCGTTAGGTATCGTCATTCTTAGCGGAATCGCCAG from Pseudidiomarina andamanensis includes:
- the purM gene encoding phosphoribosylformylglycinamidine cyclo-ligase — protein: MSTEKPSLSYKDAGVDIDAGNALVERIKGVTKRTKRPEVMGSIGGFGALCELPTKYKQPVLVSGTDGVGTKLRLAIDLKKHDTVGIDLVAMCVNDLIVQGAEPLFFLDYYATGKLDVDVAADVVTGIGEGCVQAGCALIGGETAEMPGMYEHGDYDIAGFCVGVVEKEQIIDGSKVAPGDALIALGSSGPHSNGYSLIRKILEVSETNAATEMLDGKPLAEHLLAPTKIYVKSVLALLEKHEVHAISHITGGGFWENIPRVLPESAKAVIDDSSWEWPVVFNWLQQNGNVTTKEMYRTFNCGVGLIMALPQAQAEQAVSLLREHGEDAWVIGQVAARTANEAQVEIHS
- the purN gene encoding phosphoribosylglycinamide formyltransferase encodes the protein MKRIVVLISGSGTNMQAIVEACKTHRIAGEVVAVISNKAGVGGLGKAQAVGIETAVLSHKNFATREAYDAELLKLIDGYQPDLVVLAGFMRILTPEFTRHYHGRMLNIHPSLLPKYKGINTHQRALDAGDTEHGVSVHFVTEELDGGPVILQATVPIFPEDTASDLQQRVHTQEHAIYPLVVNWFCTDRLRLTADGAELDGELLGAAGYAAE
- a CDS encoding DUF3108 domain-containing protein, translated to MKFVQGLMATVALTASTAVFALTELTPYETRYEVTRGGSEYGEAVRTLTYEDGYFNLYTETEISLLFLSDRRRYWSEFSLDDGKVTSHEFTYKRSGTGRNKGFSGSFDHEQQVVIDKETNQPIAVDPSVYHMDEAASIEQLRLDVRGEETDYRYAVVDEKGQTDELVFKRVGEETLQLPYGEIKAIKVERIRENSRRETDYWFAPKLDYVLVKMEQREDGDEVATLQLKTFN
- the fadE gene encoding acyl-CoA dehydrogenase FadE, which translates into the protein MSIALWVIATLLVLGGFLYYRSSLLVTSIGLVGLFAIGSWFDIVGPVLWILLALVLVPLNVTPFRRGVLTKGILGAYRKVMPEISETEKDAIDAGTTWWEGELFRGAPAWKKLHSIQKAELTAEEQAFLDGPCEEICKMMNDWEATHELADMPEHVWQYLKDHKFFAMIIKKEYGGLEFSAYAQSRVLQKLAGVSTILASTVGVPNSLGPGELLQHYGTKEQKDYYLPRLANGQEIPCFALTSPEAGSDAGSIPDTGVVCKGEWEGKEIVGIRLNFNKRYITLAPVATVLGLAFKLSDPDKLLGDKEELGITAALIPHDTKGVETGRRHFPLNVPFQNGPVRGKDVFVPLDYIIGGPEMAGKGWRMLVECLSVGRAITLPSNSAGGVKSIALATGAYSYIRRQFRLPVGKMEGVQEALARIGGNAYLMDAVTTFSTKGIDLGEKPSVISAIAKYHMTEKLRACMDDAMDIHGGKGICLGPNNYLGRGYQGVPVAITVEGANILTRNLMIYGQGAIRCHPYVLEEMLASAETNAEGLKRFDKAIWGHIGFGMSNFVRSLVLGLGFWRFTSSPFSDSTATYYKQMNRFSANLALLSDVAMGVLGGSLKRKQRISARLGDMLSYLFIASATLKRFEDEGRQKDDLPLMHWALQDTLYKLQESQLALLDNFGLVGKTMKAIMYPFGRIAKRPSDKLDSKVAKILLLPNASRERLGKGQFLAPEGQFGYLEQTLRDIIAAEPLFDRVRKAANDRRMPFMFLDQVAQKGKELGVLSDEEVDLLRRAEQGRLRVINVDDFAHEDLIAGKHAREVALASVKKQDNAA